One genomic segment of Chitinophaga sancti includes these proteins:
- the recN gene encoding DNA repair protein RecN has translation MLQKLTIKNYAIIEQLEVDFSGNLNVITGETGAGKSILLGALSLILGERADPGVLHSKDTKCVIEGNFKVKKSQVADFFQQHELDLEDQLIIRREISTAGKSRAFINDTPVNLSQLHELSQYLVDLHQQFDTLELEKSDFQREVLDALVNQPTALQQYQQGYGRYVAVQRELKQLHDLRNNANKELDYNKFLLDELTEASFRDHEIEELDAELKVLSHAEEIRNTLSKVYFQLKEDEQPLLQQLKQIQSSVQGLANFHKEAPAIAARLQSAYVELQDITGEIGHMNDQVQTDGARLEQLNERLSLGYRLLKKHAAQHTTELLKIQEELTGKVEGVLNLDEKLEGLEKELETLQGKLQAQAAGITAGREKAAGPFEKSVNALLAQVGMPNARLKASIVKGALNQFGQDVIEFLFDANKSGNFAPIRKVASGGELSRLMLCIKSLVAQSVALPTLIFDEIDTGISGEAARQVSFIMEGMAKGHQIICITHQPQIAGKADAHYFVFKDMKSGKVQTNVRLLTREERINHIAQMMSGEKPTAAALENARELVK, from the coding sequence ATGCTACAAAAACTAACAATTAAGAACTACGCCATTATTGAACAGCTGGAAGTAGATTTTTCCGGGAACCTGAACGTCATCACGGGCGAAACGGGTGCAGGTAAATCTATTCTGCTGGGCGCATTGTCATTGATACTTGGGGAGCGTGCAGATCCGGGGGTATTGCACAGTAAGGATACGAAATGTGTGATAGAGGGGAATTTTAAGGTGAAGAAATCGCAGGTGGCAGATTTTTTCCAGCAGCATGAACTGGATCTGGAAGATCAGCTGATCATCCGGCGTGAAATCAGCACCGCTGGTAAGTCCCGTGCATTTATCAATGATACTCCTGTGAACCTGTCCCAGCTACACGAACTGAGTCAGTACCTGGTAGACCTGCATCAGCAGTTCGATACCCTGGAACTGGAAAAGTCCGATTTTCAGCGGGAAGTACTGGATGCCCTGGTCAACCAGCCAACAGCCCTGCAGCAATACCAGCAGGGATATGGCAGATATGTAGCCGTACAGCGGGAGCTGAAGCAGCTACATGACCTGCGTAACAATGCAAATAAAGAACTGGATTATAATAAATTCCTGCTGGACGAACTGACAGAGGCCAGCTTCAGGGATCATGAAATAGAGGAGCTGGATGCGGAGTTGAAGGTGCTGAGTCACGCGGAGGAGATCCGGAATACCCTGAGCAAGGTGTACTTCCAGTTAAAAGAAGATGAACAACCTTTATTGCAGCAATTAAAACAGATTCAATCATCTGTACAGGGGTTGGCTAATTTTCATAAAGAAGCGCCGGCCATTGCAGCGCGTTTGCAATCAGCATATGTAGAGTTACAGGATATAACGGGAGAAATCGGGCATATGAATGATCAGGTACAAACGGATGGTGCCAGGTTAGAACAGCTGAACGAACGTTTATCACTCGGGTACAGATTGCTGAAGAAACACGCAGCACAGCATACGACCGAGCTGCTGAAGATCCAGGAAGAACTAACGGGCAAGGTAGAAGGAGTGCTGAACCTGGATGAAAAACTGGAAGGGTTAGAGAAAGAGCTGGAAACTTTACAGGGTAAGTTACAGGCACAGGCAGCAGGTATTACAGCTGGCCGTGAAAAAGCGGCAGGTCCGTTTGAAAAATCTGTGAATGCTTTGCTGGCACAGGTAGGTATGCCAAATGCAAGGTTGAAAGCATCGATAGTAAAAGGTGCATTGAACCAATTTGGACAGGATGTCATAGAGTTCTTATTCGATGCGAATAAGAGCGGCAACTTTGCACCTATCCGGAAAGTGGCGTCTGGTGGTGAGTTGAGCAGACTGATGCTGTGTATCAAATCACTGGTTGCACAGTCAGTAGCATTGCCAACGCTGATCTTTGATGAGATAGATACAGGTATCTCAGGGGAGGCGGCCCGCCAGGTAAGCTTTATCATGGAAGGCATGGCCAAAGGGCACCAGATCATCTGTATCACGCACCAGCCGCAGATTGCGGGTAAGGCCGATGCGCATTATTTTGTGTTTAAAGATATGAAGTCAGGAAAGGTGCAGACGAATGTAAGGTTGCTGACAAGAGAGGAGAGGATCAATCATATTGCACAGATGATGAGTGGGGAAAAGCCGACGGCTGCAGCCCTGGAAAATGCGAGGGAGCTGGTAAAATAG
- a CDS encoding tetratricopeptide repeat protein yields MIQPFFIAGVFGLEFDVKPAVVNIFVFMRTVFLLGLFLALFFPAVARQKVYDFNPRCQQAYDAIMQLKVTTGTALLEAEKKEHPDNLIPYFLENYIDFFNLFFNEDPAVYSKRKDLRDQRLDMMALGPEDSPYYLYTQAAIRFQWAMIRIKFSEKWDAVWEIRKAFVQFKDNQRKFPQFQPNRMMIGALQAVFGTIPEGYRWISNILGMKGNIREGMRQVQQSAESNNDVALIFRAEASYYFCYLKLFIENKPEDVWAFIQKHQLDTKNNYLFALMVANIAMNNQKAALGIKTLSDRNDSGGYLDIKYNNYLLGVLKLDRQDEDANVYLQRFTDNFRGKFYLKECLQRLSWYYYLHGNMDAANKYRAQILTRGNTETDADKQALKDAKGGKWPDAVLLKARLLSDGGFFSDALKLLQTRKAADYARMEDKLEYAYRLGRIYDEMGMDDSAIAMYEVTIKAGMNRPEYFAARASLQMGYIYEKRNDRVKAQQCYQTCLDMKGHDYKNSLDQRAKAGIQRLNGG; encoded by the coding sequence ATGATACAACCTTTTTTCATTGCAGGCGTTTTTGGTTTGGAATTTGACGTAAAGCCGGCAGTTGTAAATATATTTGTGTTCATGCGTACCGTATTCCTGTTGGGATTGTTCCTCGCTCTTTTTTTTCCTGCTGTAGCCCGGCAAAAAGTATATGACTTTAATCCCCGCTGCCAGCAAGCCTATGATGCCATTATGCAATTGAAGGTTACCACGGGCACCGCTCTACTGGAAGCCGAAAAAAAAGAGCATCCCGATAACCTGATACCTTACTTTCTCGAAAATTATATCGACTTTTTCAATCTCTTTTTCAACGAAGATCCTGCTGTATATTCGAAACGAAAGGACCTGCGGGACCAGCGGTTGGATATGATGGCTTTGGGGCCTGAAGATAGTCCTTACTACCTGTATACCCAGGCAGCCATTCGTTTTCAGTGGGCTATGATCCGCATCAAGTTCAGCGAAAAGTGGGATGCCGTATGGGAAATCAGGAAAGCATTTGTGCAGTTTAAAGACAACCAGCGTAAGTTTCCGCAGTTTCAGCCAAACAGGATGATGATTGGTGCATTGCAGGCCGTATTCGGTACTATCCCCGAAGGCTATCGCTGGATTTCCAATATACTGGGCATGAAAGGCAATATCCGCGAGGGTATGCGGCAGGTACAACAGTCTGCCGAGAGCAATAATGACGTAGCGTTAATATTCAGGGCCGAAGCTTCTTATTACTTTTGCTACCTGAAACTGTTCATTGAAAATAAACCGGAAGATGTATGGGCATTCATCCAGAAACATCAGCTGGATACAAAAAATAATTACCTCTTTGCCCTCATGGTAGCGAATATCGCTATGAACAACCAGAAAGCAGCACTGGGTATCAAAACCCTGTCTGACAGAAATGACAGTGGCGGATACCTGGATATCAAATACAATAATTACCTGCTTGGGGTATTGAAACTGGACAGGCAGGATGAAGATGCAAATGTGTACCTGCAGCGATTCACCGACAACTTCAGGGGTAAATTTTATCTCAAGGAATGTCTGCAACGTTTAAGCTGGTACTATTACCTGCATGGGAATATGGATGCTGCCAATAAATACCGGGCACAGATCCTGACCCGGGGCAATACAGAAACCGATGCAGATAAGCAGGCCCTTAAAGATGCAAAAGGTGGTAAATGGCCGGATGCTGTACTACTGAAAGCACGATTACTGAGCGATGGAGGTTTTTTTAGCGATGCCCTGAAATTGTTACAAACGAGAAAGGCGGCAGACTATGCCCGCATGGAAGATAAACTGGAATATGCCTATCGCCTGGGGAGGATATATGATGAAATGGGAATGGATGATAGTGCAATTGCCATGTATGAAGTAACCATAAAAGCAGGAATGAACAGACCAGAATATTTTGCTGCAAGAGCATCCCTGCAAATGGGTTATATTTATGAAAAGAGGAATGACAGGGTGAAAGCACAACAATGTTATCAGACTTGTCTGGATATGAAAGGACATGATTATAAGAACTCACTGGATCAGCGGGCAAAGGCCGGAATTCAGCGATTGAACGGAGGTTGA
- a CDS encoding zinc ribbon domain-containing protein encodes MATVNKDYSVEEKLVSVLRLQKMDSRLDEIQVLKGELPMEVKDLEDEIEGLNTRLAHVEDEIRGIQDFITNKKNQIKESEALIKKYEKQQDNVKNNREFEAITKELEMQSLEIKLAEKHIRDANDEVKDKSRTLESAKRTIGEKEANLKHKKGELEKIIGETEKEEKAFYKQSEEARAKVEPRLLAAYEKIRKNYRNGLAVATVVRDSCGGCFNAIPPQRQAEIRQRKKIIICEHCGRVLVDNDLEATVTI; translated from the coding sequence ATGGCTACTGTAAATAAAGATTACTCCGTAGAGGAAAAATTGGTGTCTGTACTTAGACTACAGAAGATGGACTCCAGACTGGATGAGATCCAGGTGTTGAAGGGGGAGTTGCCGATGGAAGTTAAAGATCTGGAAGACGAGATCGAAGGGTTAAACACACGTCTGGCCCATGTTGAAGACGAAATCCGTGGCATTCAGGACTTCATAACTAACAAGAAGAACCAGATTAAGGAGTCAGAAGCGCTGATTAAGAAATACGAGAAGCAACAGGATAACGTAAAGAATAACCGTGAGTTCGAAGCTATCACCAAGGAACTGGAAATGCAGTCCCTGGAAATCAAGCTGGCTGAGAAACACATTCGCGATGCAAATGACGAGGTAAAGGACAAGAGCCGTACCCTGGAATCAGCAAAGAGAACCATTGGTGAAAAAGAAGCGAACCTGAAACACAAGAAAGGTGAGCTGGAAAAGATCATCGGTGAAACTGAAAAAGAAGAGAAAGCTTTCTACAAACAAAGCGAAGAAGCTCGTGCAAAAGTAGAACCCCGCCTGCTGGCAGCTTACGAAAAAATCCGTAAGAACTACCGTAACGGTCTGGCTGTAGCTACTGTAGTGCGTGATTCCTGCGGTGGTTGCTTTAATGCAATTCCTCCTCAGCGTCAGGCGGAAATCCGTCAGCGCAAGAAGATCATCATCTGCGAACATTGCGGTCGCGTGCTGGTAGACAATGATCTGGAAGCAACTGTGACTATTTAA
- a CDS encoding Nif3-like dinuclear metal center hexameric protein, producing the protein MKIKDITAAIAAFAPLQYQESYDNAGLLFGSGDWEVTGVLLSLDTTEAVVDEAISKGCNLIVAHHPIVFGGLKKINGANYVERVAIKAIKHDIAIYAAHTNLDNVRNGVCEMMGQRLSLKNTRVLAPKKELLRKLYTFVPHESAENVRSALFAAGAGHIGAYSECSYNGAGEGTFKAGAGTQPYVGEVGTRHLEAETKIEVIFPLYLEQYVIKALLASHPYEEVAYDVVKLENEYAQVGSGLIGELEAPMDEMAFLKFVKQQFDTGCVRYTPLRNKPIKRVALCGGAGSFLLKRAIGAGADAYISADFKYHEFFDAENQIVIADVGHFESEQFTVDLFFHILTEKFPNFAPLKSTIRTNPVNYL; encoded by the coding sequence ATGAAAATTAAAGATATCACAGCGGCCATCGCCGCATTTGCACCATTGCAATACCAGGAAAGCTATGACAATGCCGGTTTACTCTTCGGCAGTGGCGACTGGGAGGTAACAGGTGTACTGCTCTCCCTGGATACGACAGAAGCGGTAGTAGACGAGGCGATCAGCAAGGGATGCAACCTGATCGTGGCACATCATCCCATTGTATTTGGTGGTCTGAAAAAGATAAATGGTGCTAATTATGTAGAGCGGGTGGCTATCAAAGCTATCAAGCATGACATCGCTATATATGCAGCGCATACCAACCTGGACAATGTGAGGAACGGGGTCTGTGAGATGATGGGGCAGCGGCTGAGCCTGAAAAATACCAGGGTATTAGCGCCTAAAAAGGAGCTATTAAGAAAATTATACACTTTTGTACCTCATGAATCTGCCGAAAATGTCAGGTCTGCATTATTTGCAGCCGGTGCCGGACATATTGGCGCATACAGTGAATGTAGTTATAATGGGGCAGGAGAGGGAACTTTTAAAGCCGGAGCAGGCACCCAGCCTTATGTTGGGGAGGTCGGAACCCGTCATTTAGAAGCAGAAACGAAGATCGAGGTTATTTTTCCCTTATATTTGGAACAATATGTGATCAAGGCTCTTTTAGCCAGTCATCCTTATGAAGAAGTGGCCTACGATGTGGTAAAACTCGAAAACGAGTACGCACAGGTTGGGTCCGGTCTGATAGGAGAGCTGGAAGCGCCGATGGACGAGATGGCATTTTTGAAGTTCGTGAAGCAGCAGTTCGATACCGGTTGCGTCCGGTATACCCCACTCAGGAACAAGCCAATTAAAAGGGTGGCACTCTGCGGAGGAGCCGGAAGTTTCCTCCTGAAAAGGGCAATTGGGGCTGGAGCCGATGCATATATTTCGGCTGACTTTAAATACCATGAGTTTTTTGACGCTGAAAATCAAATAGTTATAGCGGATGTTGGACATTTCGAGAGCGAGCAGTTTACGGTTGACTTATTTTTTCATATATTGACTGAAAAATTCCCTAATTTTGCGCCTCTTAAATCTACCATTCGAACAAACCCGGTAAATTATTTATAA
- a CDS encoding carboxypeptidase M32 — MTTQSSGELYALYKTKMQQIADIRNAIAVLGWDQETYLPEKGAAFRGQQITTLSSMAHELFTEDKLGELLTTLHARQDMDIIATKNIALSLEDYEKNKKYPASFVAELSTTTNECYHAWIKARKANDYRIFEPVLAKMVALKKQEADILGYNGHPYNALLNEYEKGANTSMLDTIFADVKAALAPLLKHIESKPQVNKDFLHLHYDRHAQWAFGIEILKAMGYDMNAGRQDISEHPFTTSFNPQDVRVTTRIDEKDFGNMTWSCIHEGGHALYEQGLPVNGYGLPSGEAASLGIHESQSRLWENNVGRSLPFWQHHYAALQARFPDNLQKVSLDDFYKAINQVRPSLIRTEADELTYHFHVMIRYEIEKGLLDGTYSTKDLNEVWNKYYKEYLHVDVPDDNQGVLQDIHWSHGSFGYFPTYSLGSLYAAQFFIAAQKQIPGLIEQITKGDYKQLLTWLRDEIHHHGRYYTSNELCAKVTGEPLAFKYFLDYATEKYHHIYNV, encoded by the coding sequence ATGACGACACAATCTTCGGGTGAATTGTACGCCTTGTACAAAACGAAAATGCAACAGATCGCCGATATACGCAATGCGATTGCTGTGTTGGGATGGGATCAGGAAACTTACCTGCCTGAAAAAGGAGCCGCCTTTCGCGGGCAACAGATCACCACTCTCAGTTCTATGGCGCACGAGCTATTTACTGAAGATAAACTGGGTGAATTACTGACCACCCTGCATGCCCGTCAGGATATGGACATCATTGCTACTAAGAATATCGCCCTCTCTCTCGAGGACTATGAAAAAAATAAAAAGTACCCTGCCAGTTTTGTAGCTGAGTTATCTACCACGACCAATGAATGCTACCATGCATGGATCAAGGCAAGAAAAGCAAACGACTACAGGATCTTTGAACCCGTGCTGGCGAAAATGGTTGCGCTCAAAAAACAGGAGGCAGACATACTTGGATATAACGGGCATCCCTACAATGCACTGCTGAATGAATATGAAAAAGGGGCGAATACCTCCATGCTGGATACCATCTTTGCTGATGTAAAAGCAGCACTGGCCCCTTTATTAAAGCACATCGAATCAAAACCACAGGTCAATAAAGACTTCCTGCACCTGCACTACGACCGTCATGCACAATGGGCATTTGGAATTGAAATTCTGAAAGCAATGGGGTATGATATGAACGCCGGCAGACAGGATATTTCAGAACATCCGTTTACCACCAGCTTCAACCCACAGGATGTAAGGGTCACTACACGTATCGATGAAAAGGATTTTGGGAACATGACCTGGAGCTGTATCCACGAAGGTGGCCATGCCCTGTACGAACAGGGACTACCTGTAAATGGCTACGGACTACCATCCGGCGAAGCTGCGAGCTTAGGTATCCACGAATCACAGTCAAGGCTGTGGGAAAATAATGTAGGTCGTAGCCTACCCTTCTGGCAGCATCACTATGCAGCTTTGCAGGCACGCTTTCCGGACAACCTGCAAAAAGTATCGCTGGATGATTTCTATAAAGCCATCAACCAGGTACGACCTTCCCTGATTCGTACCGAAGCCGATGAACTGACTTATCACTTCCATGTAATGATCCGCTATGAAATTGAAAAGGGATTACTGGATGGCACCTATTCTACCAAAGACCTGAATGAAGTCTGGAATAAATACTACAAGGAATACCTGCATGTAGATGTACCTGATGATAATCAAGGTGTATTGCAGGATATTCACTGGTCACATGGTAGCTTCGGTTACTTCCCCACATATTCACTGGGTAGTTTGTATGCCGCACAGTTTTTCATCGCTGCACAAAAGCAGATACCGGGATTGATTGAGCAGATTACAAAAGGAGATTATAAACAGTTACTCACATGGTTACGTGATGAAATCCACCACCATGGCAGGTATTACACCAGCAATGAATTGTGTGCAAAGGTAACGGGAGAACCACTGGCGTTTAAATACTTCCTGGATTACGCTACAGAAAAGTATCACCACATTTACAATGTATAA
- a CDS encoding rhodanese-like domain-containing protein encodes MSTAVYAQNNNVVKPDVFQTGIKQSGVQVFDVRTLAEYSSGHLPHAMQADFTRDEEFNERIKYLNKEQPVYVYCLSGPRSNAAAKKMREAGFANVVELDGGLTAWKQAGLTVEGGANTPQLTLIDFTGKISEGDVLIYISADWCPPCQKMEPVVAAYLKANAGIKLLKVDGSKDTNVIKTLGATTLPTFILYKEGKEVWRKTGIVELN; translated from the coding sequence GTGAGTACTGCTGTATATGCACAAAATAACAATGTGGTAAAACCTGACGTATTTCAGACAGGAATTAAACAATCGGGTGTACAGGTATTTGATGTACGTACCTTGGCAGAGTACAGTAGTGGGCACCTCCCGCATGCTATGCAGGCTGACTTTACACGTGACGAAGAATTTAATGAGAGAATAAAATACTTGAATAAGGAGCAGCCTGTTTATGTGTATTGCCTGAGTGGACCGCGTAGTAATGCCGCCGCAAAGAAGATGCGCGAAGCCGGATTCGCAAATGTTGTAGAACTGGACGGTGGTCTGACTGCCTGGAAACAGGCGGGTCTTACAGTTGAAGGGGGCGCAAATACCCCTCAGCTTACACTGATCGATTTTACCGGTAAGATCTCTGAAGGAGATGTATTAATCTACATAAGCGCTGACTGGTGTCCTCCCTGTCAAAAGATGGAGCCAGTGGTAGCTGCTTATTTAAAAGCAAATGCAGGTATAAAGTTGTTAAAAGTAGACGGTAGTAAAGATACGAACGTGATTAAAACGCTTGGTGCTACTACCTTACCTACATTTATCCTTTACAAAGAAGGAAAGGAAGTCTGGAGAAAAACAGGCATCGTAGAATTAAACTAA